The window GGCAATCCTAAATCACCCCCCACTCAACTCAACTACGAAGAAGCCAAGAAAACCCTAGAAGTCTTTCGCGATACTTGGACAGCAAGCCAGAGGCTGCAACGATTACAACAAGACTTAGCCAACAAGATAGCTGACGTTGCCCGCATGGTTTCGTGGAAACCCCAGGACATCCCCTTACTGCAAACTCACTACAACAATCTGAAAACAGGCGGATATAACCAAGCCGATACCGTGCAGTCAGTCATCAATGATCTAGCACGAAGATCAGCAAGTTAAATCTGTGTAGCTTGAGAAGGATTACAGCGATCGCTTATTCAATTATCTGTGAAAACAAGATGCCCGACTTCTCCAAGAAATCGGGCATCTAAACCTCTGATAAGTTACTGACGACTCAATCCCCTCAATCCGATCCTCAACCTCCTGGTACAACTCACACAACATTTGTAAATTACTCTCACTAGTCTCCCAATAACCGCGACCGTTCACTTCCAGCAACGTCGTTACCACCTTGCAGAAAGAATAACGTTGAGAGTTATCAACCGCTTGCGTATCGCTGTTACCAAATTGATGCAAGATATAGTACAAAACCAGGCAAAACATCTTCACCCGATAAAGTCACTGGATTTTCTACTACTTCAACATCCTGCCCTTGCCTATAAATTTCCACTTGCCTAGATTTCCGATTAATTAACCAACCCAAACGAGCGCCATTATCTCGGTATTCTTTCATTTTCTCCTGAGTGTCTTTTAAGCTATCGCTTGGAGAAAGTAACTCAACCACAAAATCAGGGCAAAGGGGAGCAAATTTCGTTTGTTGTTCGGGAGTCAGAGCATTCCAGCGTTCCAATTTTACCCAAGAGGCATCAGGAGAACGGTCTGCACCATTAGGCAGTTTAAAACCACCAGAGGAGTCGAAGGCAATCCCAGTTCCGTCTGTGTCTGTCCAATTAAATAACTGCTGATTTAGCCTACCATTGCGGTTACTGGTTTCTCCTCCGGCAGGTGGCATGATAATTAATTCCCCTGTGGCAGTGCGTTCAAATCTAAGAGTTTCATTGTCCTGACATAGTTGATAAAATTGCTCGTCTGTCAGTTTAATAATGGAGTTAAAGTTAACGGTTAGAGCATTCATAGCACTTTTGAATTTCAGCTTGTTTAACCCCTGTAGAGACTTTACAGGCAATATTTCTAACGCTTATATACAATATGTTATTACTCACATCCATAGGTTAGCTGGATTATCCTTGTCCTCTTCCCACTTTGCAGGATTGTTAATAATATATTCCCGAATTCGGTCTAAAGACCCATCCAGACGAATGATGTGTTCGTAAAATCTTTCTTGCCAACCAAAATACTCTTGACCGTTTTTTCTACACCAGCGGGTGACAGAAGACTTGTAGGCATTCATGATAGCCTGCAATGAACCGCGTTTTAAGGGTCCAAATTTATTGGACTGGTCGATTGGCTGCGTTTGGGGTTGGTGTAAAGACGTGCCAACAGCCCTACGGGCATCCTTCGGCGGGCACGTCTCTACAGGAATGTGATTTGATTGACCGAACTATTCTATTCCTTCAATCCGATCCTCAACCTCCTGATACAACTCGCGCAACATCTGCAAATTACTCTCACTCGTCTCCCAATAGCCGCGACCATTCACTTCCAACAAAGTCGATACAACCTTGCGGAACGAATGAGGATTTAGATTCATCAACCGCTTCCGCATTTCTTCATCCTGGATAAACGTCGTATTTGTATCCTCGTAAATCCAGTTATCCACAGCGCCAGCGGTTGCAGACCAACCCATCGTATTCACCAAACGCTTCGAGAGTTCGCGCACTCCCTCATAGCCGTGACTCAGCATCCCCTCATACCACTTGGGATTGAGTAGCTTCGTCCGGGCATCCAAACGCACGGTTTCCGAAAGGGTGCGGATTTGGGCATTTGCCGTTGTGGTATCGGCAATGTACGAGGCTGGCGTCTTACCATCTCCGCGCAGACTGGCAACAACCTTGGTGGGGTCAGAATCGAAGTAGTGGCTGACATCAGTCAGGCTAATCTCGGCAGAGTCGAGATTTTGGAACGTAGCATCGGCGGTTTTCAAGGCTGTCTCAAAAATCTGCCGATTTTGTTCCATCGTGCCTGGGTTATCGGAGGTGAAAGCAAAGGATTTCCGTGCCAGGTACATATCCTGTAACTCAGATTCGCTTTCCCAAGTGCTATTCTCTACTGCCAGGTTGATATTAGAAGAGTAGGAACCCGAAGCATTGGAGAAGACACGAGTTGCCGCTTGTCGCAGATTAATCCCCATTTCCTCTGCCTGTTGCATCGCGTGTTTGCGGACAAAGTTCATTTCCACAGGTTCATCCGCCTCTGCTGCCATCTTCACCGCTTGGTCGAGGAGGTTCATTTGGTTGATGAACAAGTCGCGGAAGACGCCGGAACAGTTGATCACAACATCAATCCGAGGACGCCCCAACTCTTCTAAGGGAAGCAATTCTAACTTGTTCACGCGACCCAAAGCATCTGGTACAGGTTTAACCCCCACCATCCACATAATTTGTGCCAACGATTCCCCATAGGTCTTGATGTTATCCGTACCCCAGAGAACACAAGCGATCGTTTCAGGCCACTTCCCGCCATTTTCATAGCGTTGACGTTCTAACAAGCGGTCTACCACAATTTTGGCTGATTTAACCGCCGCTGTTGTCGGGATGGATTGAGGGTCGAGGGCGTGGATGTTCTTACCAGTGGGGAGAACATCGGGGTTGCGGATGGGGTCGCCACCAGGGCCGGGGAGAACGTACTCACCTTCCAGGGCTTTCAGCATTGCCCCTAGTTCGTTATCCGCCACGATTTGCTGGAGGCAGAATTCCAGGTACTCAAACAACGGTTTCAGCGCTTGCTCGTCAACCTTGGTGTAACCTAATTGATGCATCGCTTCAATCCAAGGCTCTTTTTTGCCCATGTTGAAGAAATTGAGCTTAGAGACTTTGGATACCCGACCATCGGCATCGGCTTGCGCTTTCACCAAGGCGGAGACGGCTTCACGAGTTGTTAGGGTAATCTCTTGCAACAATTGGACATCACTTAAGACGCCTCTGTCGTTATTGGTGTAAATTTCATCAATATCGCGCCCGATACTATTGGCGATAATCCGAGGTAAACTTTGGATTTCCTCTTCAGGACGGTCAAGTCCAGCGATATTGACTAAAGTTGCGATCGCTTCTTCTGCTGTTGGTGGTTTCCCAATCACATGCAACCCACAGGGCAGCAGCCGAGACTCAATCTCCATCAGCTTCTTGTACACCAAGCCTACCACCGTATCCCGTTCCTCGGCGGTCAGCCCACTGGCGTCTTCAACTAAGTCGATATCCTTATCCAGATTCACCAAGCGGCACTTGTCCATAATGGTGTTCACAATCGGGATACCCCGCCCGGTATCTTTCAGGGTTTGGTAGGACGCAATTAACTCACTCAGTTCCTTCAACCCCTTATACAACCCCGCATTCTCAGCCGGTGGCGTCAGGTAGGAAATCGTTGCGGCATAGCTGCGGCGCTTGGCAATCGTCGCCTCACTGGGATTATTCGCGGCGTAGTAGTAGAGGTTGGGGGTGGAACCAATCAAGTTATCGGGGTAACACGTCCCAGACATCCCCATCTGCTTACCGGGCATGAATTCCAAAGAACCATGTGTCCCGAAGTGCAGTACGGCGTCAGCTTTCCAGATTTTTTCTAAATAGGTGTAGTAAGCGGCAAAACCATGGTGAGGGCTGGCAGAACGAGAGAACAACAGCCGCATCGGGTCGCCTTCGTAACCAAAGGTGGGTTGAACCCCGATGAAAACATTACCAAATTGCTTTCCGTAAACTAAGAGATTTTGTCCATCACTATTTAAATTTCCCGGAGGTGGCCCCCAATTTTCTTCCAACCGTGTTGAATAAGGTGTGAGTTCTTCATACTCCGGCACTGACATCTTGTAGGCAATATTCAGTTCAGGAGTGGCGTACTGCGCTTGGGCGTCGTGAATCACCTCTTGCATCAACGCCTCGGATGACTCTGGCAAACCTTGAACATCGTAGCCGTTGTTGTTCAGGGCTTCCATCAGTTTATAGATGGAACCAAATACGTCGAGGTAGGCGGCTGTTCCCACATTCCCTTTATCTGGCGGGAAGCTGAAAACGGTGATAGCGACTTTTTTATCGAGTTTTGGCTTACGGCGCAGGTTCGCCCATTTTAAAGCACGCTGAGCGATCGCTTCGATTCGGTCTTGGAGTGCGATCGCTTTTCCGGTTGTGCCATCTCTACCGGATAAAATAATCGGTTCAATCGCGCCATCCAATTCAGGAATGGCAATCTGCAACGCCACTTGAATCGGGTGCAATCCTAAATCGCTATCTTCCCATTCCTCCGTGGTTTGGAACACCAGAGGCAGCGCCACCATGTAGGGACGATTCAACCGTTTTAATGATTCAATGGCTTTAGGATGGTCTTGCCGTGCGGGGCCACCCACCAACGCGAAACCGGTCAGGGAGACAACGCCGTCCACTAAGGCTGTCGGTGTTTTAGCGGTTGACTCGTAGAAGAACGCATCCACCGGTTTGGAGAAATCTAGACCCCCGGCAAACACAGGAATCACACGAGCACCCATGGCTTCAAATTCCTGCACGATGGCTACATAATGGGCATCGTCCCCTGTAACTAAGTGGGTACGTTGCAACACTAAACCAATGGAGGGTGCTAGGGGGTCTTTTAAGTCGGCAGAGATATCCTTGCGGCTACTGTACCAGTTTAGGTACTCCTTAACATCCTCAAACATGGTGGGAGCCAAGGGGTGCCAAACGCCCATATCAGGGTAAACCACTGGCTCATTGAAGCTCAGTTGACGCCCTTTCAAGACATACTTATCGGCAAGCATCAGCAGGAAGTTCTCCAGGTTATCGGAGGAACCGCCCAGCCAATATTGGAAGCTAAGCATGAAGTTGCGGGCATCCTGCGCCTTATCCATCGGTAGGTACTTCAAGACTTTGGGCAGGGTTTGCAGTAGCTTCAACATCCCGTCTTGGAAGGAGGAACCGGATTTCTCCTTGCGCTTACGCATAAACTGCGCGATCGCACTCTTCGACTGTCCCAACTGCGCCATCGAGAAGCTACCCAATTTATTCAGGCGCATGACTTGAGGCATGGAGGGGAAGACGATGGCCGCCTCCATACGATCGCGGTGCGGTTCTACTGCCGCCACCACTTTATCTGCTAAGTCTTCAATGAAGATGAGTGAAGCAATGAAGATGTTGGCTTCGGCAACATCCCGCTTGAAGTCCTCATAGTTTCCTGCGTCCCGAAGTTCCTCGATCAAGTAGCCACTAATTTCAACCGCTAAGTTGGGATTGTTTTGATTGATGGATTGAACAGCGGCTGATAATGCACTCTGATACTGTGGCTCCAGCACGACATAGACCACCTTAAGCAAATGACGCCCATTCAAGGCATTGGGGGTAATGTGTCGAATGGTGGACTTGACGTGTGTGAACATGCGACTAGATCTCCTTATGATGCGCGTTCTCTTCTCATCGGATGAGTGCTGAGGAGTGAGCGATCAGTTGAGTAAGGACTCACTCTTCATGGCTCAGGTTTTGTATAGGCAACATTAGTGTTTGTATCAAAAAATGCTTACCTGATGGTGGTTTGAGCCTCCATCTGACACAATTCGATAGGATTTTTGAGATATTTGTTTACAAATCTTGACAATTTATGAAGTGATTACTTATACTATTTGTTTGCAAAAGTTAATATAAAATATTTTGACAAAATAATTTAAATATGCACTAATGTTAGGCTGATTAATCATAATGCGTTAAGCTACGTTAATAAGCTCTACAAATTTAAGTTCTACAAATTTAAGTTCTAGTTCTTAATGTTGTGCATTGGCTGACCTCAGAAGGATTTTGCCAGAGCGATCGCGCCTTCTAAGCTAAAGTGCATTTAACTTGTACATTCTCAACACAGGATAAAAACGAGCAAATCCGCTATTCGTAGGGTAAGAGCGATCCGGGTTTGTCGATTAATAGCTGCAAGTATTCCCAATGTTTATGGAATCAAGTCGAGGCTGACTGAAGGATTAAGTATAGATTTGGACTTGAGGTGAAATTAACGTATGAAAACTATCCTAATTTCAGGGCTGACACTAGCGTTAGCGACCTCATGCAGTTCTCCCCCACCCTCTGCTCCTCAATCTTCAAACCCTCAAGCTACTCTATCCCCAATCAATACAGTTAACAGCAATCAGACAACTTTAGTATCAGAGGGTGCTACTCAGCCAGTATCTCAGCCTCCAACCTTCACGAATTATTCAGTAACAGAAAAATTCTCCGGTACTCCTGCACCCGTAAATTTAACCAGCCATCCTCAAGCCAGAAGATTCCGAACTGTATTGCAACAGGGAGCAAAAAAAGGACCTAATTTTGCGGGTAAATATACAGTTGTGACATGGGGATGCGGCACAAGTTGTCAATCAGTTGGCATTATTAATGCTAAAACAGGCTCGGTTTATATGTTAAAGAGTCCGGCGGAAGCAGGGGTTAAGTTTCAGCTTAATAGTCGGCTACTTATTGTTAATCCGCCAGAAAATTTCTCCGCAAATGAACCCGACTGGATGCAAACTCGCTACTACCTCTGGGATGGTACACAACTTAAGCAAGTTTCTGCGTCAACTTCTGAAACTCCAGCTAAGAGGGAAAACCCCGCTGTTGCCACCGTCAAAGGTATGGTTAATGGGGACTTAATGTGTTACGTTAGTCTAGTCGATGAAAACAACATCAAGCATGAAGTTGGTGCTACTTTTGAGATTTGTGAAAACCCAAATAAGTTCTTAAATCAGAAAGTACGCCTCTCTTATAAAAAGCTTTCCGTTAATGATTGCGAAAGTGCTGAACCTTGTGGCAAAACTCGAATAGAGTCCCTCATTATCAACATGGAATTACAGAAAAACCACAGAAACTAGAGTTTCCGACTCAACCATCCAGAAAATAAGCTGTCACGCATGTAATTTGCTTGTTGAGGCGGCGGGGGAGCAGGGCCGGAGCTTTAGTGAGGACAGGGGAGCAGGGGAGAGGATTTGAACTCTTTTATCCTGTGTTTAGAATGTGCAAGTTAAATGCGCTTTAGCTTATTACTCACACCTGAGCTATCCTCTATCTAATCTCAAAAGCTTGCGTACCAAAGATTCTTTCTTAACAACATAAACATCTAGTGCTTTATTATTCACCGTTTCAATGCTTAATGTTGATTCAGAAAAACAGAGAACCGATGTGACGCTGCGTAACCGCTTCATAGTCTGAAGCGCCAATGATTGAGCCATCATTTGCTGAAGTAAATCCTGCTCAAAGTGAGAAATTCCTTTCCAGTCGCGGCGCTTCAATATACCCTCATCAAAAAACACCTCACCTCGATAAGACTGAAAATTAACAATAAAGTAATTCTTATTAGGGGATTGCAAAAATACATCCACTTCCCCTAGGTTAGGAATCGGTAAATTGTATTTCATCTTCCATCCCTGTTGCTGCAAATCGCTTAAAAGGATGCCGATGGCATCTTCGCTTTGATGGTTCGGCGCGACGGCCTGTGGTGTCTGTTGGATTCTAGCGTTCCGACGTTGCGAACGAGGTAATTTAGAGGCTCTACGACTTTGAACAACTAAACTGGGAGAGGGATTTGTTGTCGTACTCTTCATCTCTGGAGTGTTTGAAAACAAGAGTTTAAATCCCTGGATTACAAACGGCACTGAACAGACTCCAGCCGCAACTATAACCAACATTTCCTGTTCATAGAACAGAGGTGCAATCCAAAAACCGATCAACAGGGTAAAACCCGCTTGAGCAAATTGTATTAAAGCGTCATAACGCCGCTGTCTAGCGGCTGTTTGATTGGAGTTGTCAGTTGGGGATGGGGCAAAAACAGCTAGCACTCTCTCCTTAATGTTTTTGAACATATACCTCTCGTTCAACCTCTGTTCGGTGCCGTCTTGTAAGAGTATCTTCTTTAGTATGGCAATGCTAATCGAAAAAGCCCAACAAAAAGCCGCCCTGGTACTCTCCAAAGCGGACTTTTTTTATGAGGGGATCATCCGTTAGGGGCACAGCGGCAATCTTCTTATGGTCTTCTACCTAGACGTTCAAATCAAGATATAGTTTCTGACCTCTTAGATCCCTGACCTCTATAAGAAGTCAGGGATCTGAAAACGCGGCGAAACTTATTCAATAACCCAAAGACCTTGTTGTTTAAGTACATGGAGAACCCTTTTTTCAACTGACCTAGCTCATAGTAGAACAGAACATCGATAATTTGTTCTGTTGTCAAAAATCCCAAATAAGTAAATACCTCATCAAATTTTTTGTCACTTTCGATTAAATATTGTTGGATTCCTACTTGCGCTGAAATATCCCACTTTGGCAAAAAGTATTTTCGCATCTCAATCTGGTACTCTTGAAAATCGGAAATTTGGTTTTCTAAGTACTTCTTTATATGCGTCGCCGCTATTTCTGCACTGTACATGCCATGCCTAATTCCTTCTCCTCCCAGGAAACTCACTGTTGATACTGCATCACCCACTGCGATCACATTGTCTTTGTAGTAAATATCTTTGAGTCCTTGGGAGTATTTAATCGTTGAACCATGAATATCAATAATTCGGTATTCTTTAGGCATTACATGTTTATCAATTAAAAGTTGGATATAGTATTGGAGCGACTCAGGATTTTTGATATTTTTATGCTCCATCTTCAAACGACCTGCACCAACTTTTAATCTAAATTTATCCATAGGAAATATCCAAGAATAACCTTTGGGCATCCATTTATATCCTAAGAAAAAGAAGAGCGCCTTTGAGTATTGGTTGTAAGCCTCTTCATCTACCTCAATCAGATACTCAATCCCAGTTCCACTTAAAAGCTTTGGTTGTTCGCTTTGCTTCTCGTACATGACTGATCGAGCAAAACCCGTTGCATCAACTAGAACTTTGGTGCAGATAGTCTCAAACTTGCCTTCAGAACGCTGCTTGAGTGTGACTAGCGTTTTTCCTTCGTCTTGGAGATGTCTGACATAGCGGTAACCCATCCAAACTTCACCACCATAAGATTTAACATCATTCGCTAGAAATTCCTTAAGCTTGGCGAAGTCTAGAACAACACCTAAATTTTCAGGAGAGTCCCAAACCTGTTTGGTGTTCGTCGTCACAGCAACAAACTGATTCCAGAAACTGCCAACGACTTGTTCAGGTAAGTCAAATTGCTCCAGCGTACTCAAAAGAGTGACTGCACTGGAAAAGTCATTTTTTGAGAAGTCCTCATGTTGCTCTATGAGTAAAACTTTGTAACCCGATTTTGCCATCAACCGAGCCATTTGACCGCCTGCTGGCCCTGCGCCTACCACAACCACATCAAAGCTATTCATCTGAATTCTCCTTGTCTATTCCTTAACGACTGATTGCAACCCTAAGTGCCTAGTCTTGAGTGGCTTTAACTCGACCAAAGCGACGGTTTCGTGCCTGATAAGCTAAGAGAGCTTGATGAAATTTACCTGCGTCGAAATCGGACCAGAAGGTGTCGGTAAAATAGAGTTCGGTGTAGGCAAGCTGCCACAGCAGAAAATTAGAGAGTCGCTTCTCTCTAGAGGTGCAAATTAGCAAGTTTGGGTTTTGCTTCGTGCGGGTGTACAAATGCTGCTTAAACAAAGCTCGATTAATTTGCGAAGCTTTGATCGTCCCCCATTCTACCTGTGCTGCGATCGCTTGACAAGCTTGAAGTATCTCTTACTGCCCCCCGTAATTGATTGCCATCACAACCTCAACGCTAGTATTATCGACCGTCTATAGCGGTTCTTAAATAAGTGGAGTACACTCAACTTCTGCCCTTTGCCCTCTGCCTTCTGCCTTCTGCCTTCTGCCTTAAAGCCAACTACGTTGTACTTCACCAAATAGAGAAACGCTATATATAACTTTCTGTATGAGTTGAGCCGTAAATTAAAACAAAGTGGTTAACTACACCTAATTCCTAAAGATGCAAGCGGCAGACATTTTAATTCTCTCAAATGGCCCAGGTGAGGTGACAACCTGGGTGCGTCCTGTAGTCAAAGCATTACGCCAACAGTTAGGAGATGATCGATCGCAGATACGTATCTCTGTACTGCTGTCCCCTTGTCCCAATGCGACGGGGAAAGAAGCTGCGATCGCACAATCTTATCCTGAAGTAGACCGAGTTCAGAGTGCAGAACATTTCTTTCCTTTTTTGCTGTGGGGAACAACAGCCCAAAACTGGGACTGGCGTGACAAAGGTGTGGTTGTCTTCTTAGGCGGCGACCAATTTTTCCCTGTCGTTATTGGTAAGCGATTGGGTTACCGTACCGTTGTCTATGCTGAATGGGAAGCGCGATGGCATCGTTGGATCGATCGCTTCGGCGTCATGAAACCCGAAATGATGGCCCAAATTCCCCAGAAATATGCCGACAAGTTGGCTGTGGTGGGGGATTTAATGGCAGACGTAGGAGAAGAGAGGGAGAACAACCCTCAATCCCAAACCCCAACTCCCAATTCTCAACTCGAACTCATTGGACTACTGCCAGGGTCGAAATCGGCTAAACTAGCCCAAGGTGTGCCCCTAACATTAGCGATCGCCCAATCTATCCACGCACAACGTCCTCAAACTCGCTTTGTCATTCCTGTTGCCCCAACATTAGATTTTTCAACGCTTGCTCATTTTGCCAACCCACAACAAAATCCCCTGATTCAACAGTTGGGATGGGGTGAGGCTCAATTGATTGTTCCACATCCTGATACTCCAGATAAAGCATGGCTGGAAACACCCAGCGGTTTGTGTATCGAACTTTGGCGAAAGTTTCCCGCTCATGATTTATTGTCTCAGTGTCACCTATGTCTGACGACGGTGGGAGCGAATACGGCAGAGTTAGGTTCTTTAGCCGTACCCATGATTGTCTTACTTCCCACCCAACAACTCGATGCCATGCGTGCGTGGGATGGGTTGCCTGGAATTTTAGCTCGTTTGCCTGGAATTGGGTCTGGTTTAATTAGGATTATTAATTTAATAATGATTCAACAGATTTTGCGTCAAAAGCGGTTATTTTCATGGCCTAATATTTGGGCAAAGAAAGAGATTGTGCCGGAATTGTTTGGTAAGATTCAGCCTTGTGAAGTCGCACAACGAGTTGTTGATTATTTAGAGCATCCAGAACAGTTAGAGGAGATGCGATCGCGCCTTCGTAGCGTTCGGGGACAACCTGGAGCAGCACAAAAACTTGCTCAACTGGTGCAGCAGGAACTTTACCTGTAACGATTGTTTTCCCTACTACATCTTAATAGGTACCTTGTGAAGAATCAAAAAAATTATCAAGTTTACGTTTGATGAAATGCGCGTATTCCGGCGAACTAAAAGTTAATAATTCTTCTTGATAATCATTAGTGAAAATTGCTGTTAATTCATATCTATTTTCACTGATTTTTTCCTGTTCATTCTGAGAATTCAACTGAATTTTTTCTTTGACAATAAACTGGTTTATTTGGTTCGAGTAGAGTTGTTTTTCCCCTAGCCATTTTAGAGGAGAAAAACTTAGAGAAACACAGTTCTTAGTTCCTCTCAATGTTGTGGTATTAACTATAGAGCAAATACCGTAGTAAAACAGAAATAACCCTATTGTGAGAAAAAAAAGTACCAAAGGGATTGAAAATAGAAAACTACTTTGAGGAATTGTGGGAGCAATCAATTGCTTGAGAAACCAGGAAATTAGCAGGCTGTTCCAAATTACAGAAAAAGGGATCATCATGTAACCTGGTTGTCTGGGCCACTCTATAACACTGTTTTCTTTATTCTTGATTAGATAAGGTGGCATTATGTATTCAGTTACTTTAGACCAAGAATATCGAATGATGATTTCATCTTCGATTTCAACCACATCAAGACCTGGGGGAATCGGATCATTGGGTTCTTGTTCTTGATTGAAGTTGTTCATACTTCACACAGATAGAATTCATAACGGGGTATTTTATCTCAGATTTATTTTGAGATCACACTATTCAGGCTCATTCAACAAAAAATTAAATTAGCTCAACCAAGACCCGGAAGATAATTTTTGCTTCCACCTTAACCAGACACTGAATAAAAGAAGTAAGGTCTGGTAGGCATGGCTATGAAGATAATGTTGAGACTTCAATTCAAGTCATTAACTTAGAATTATTTGAGATAACCTGGGTTAATTAACCGCTCTTTGCCAGTAATGATAAGTCACATCACCAATGGTTTCACCCTCTTCTAAGTAGATTTGGTTTAAACAATTGAAAAAAGCCAGAGAATAGTTTTCTAATCCTAGTAGCCTCAAACTGGTTAAAATTCTTGTTATCCGAAGGTAATTATGATTTTCTGGATCAATCCAGTTGGATTTTCTTTGCGGATATTCAGCCGATTTGGTGATGTTGAGCGCCCTACCCTTAATTTCGTTGCATTGCAGCCCATAAAACTGGAGCATGACTTTGAATGAATGAAGCAAACGCATTCTTAGTTGCTCGTTTGTCCAAAAGGCGTGAACTACGTTGTCATCTACAACAGGTGCCCTCCAGTTAAATTGACTCGGTTCTTCTAAAGGAAAAAGCCATTGAATATAATCATGGGTATATTCAAGCTTTTGGTAATCCCACAACCATATTTCTTCTATCATCCGTCCTTTTGAGTCGGGAGATTGACCTTGATAAAATGACAGAATGTCTTCTGGCGTATTGTGAGACATAAATACCTTGTTCCTACAATCAGTGGATAGACGAAGGCATCGCCTGTTGAGCGCGTGACGCTAATCTTTTTTTCCCTCTGTTCGGACTAACCCCTAATTCGACTGCCCATCCCGACGCCCTAATTCATAAACCCCACAACCGATACAAGCTAAGATTCCCATACTAATCGCCCAACTGCGACCGAGACTGAGTTCAACACCCCAATTACACAAACCTCCCGCCATTAAAAACGGTACGATGCTGAAAATTGAGGCATACAAAGCATTTTGAGCTTCTCTACCCTGGCGAGTGTTTTCAACTTGCTTTGTTGAGGCGTAAAGGGAGGCTTGAGCAACAGTGAACCAGCGATTGAGTTGCTCTATCAACCATTGGCTTAAGGATGAGA of the Allocoleopsis franciscana PCC 7113 genome contains:
- a CDS encoding magnesium chelatase subunit H — encoded protein: MFTHVKSTIRHITPNALNGRHLLKVVYVVLEPQYQSALSAAVQSINQNNPNLAVEISGYLIEELRDAGNYEDFKRDVAEANIFIASLIFIEDLADKVVAAVEPHRDRMEAAIVFPSMPQVMRLNKLGSFSMAQLGQSKSAIAQFMRKRKEKSGSSFQDGMLKLLQTLPKVLKYLPMDKAQDARNFMLSFQYWLGGSSDNLENFLLMLADKYVLKGRQLSFNEPVVYPDMGVWHPLAPTMFEDVKEYLNWYSSRKDISADLKDPLAPSIGLVLQRTHLVTGDDAHYVAIVQEFEAMGARVIPVFAGGLDFSKPVDAFFYESTAKTPTALVDGVVSLTGFALVGGPARQDHPKAIESLKRLNRPYMVALPLVFQTTEEWEDSDLGLHPIQVALQIAIPELDGAIEPIILSGRDGTTGKAIALQDRIEAIAQRALKWANLRRKPKLDKKVAITVFSFPPDKGNVGTAAYLDVFGSIYKLMEALNNNGYDVQGLPESSEALMQEVIHDAQAQYATPELNIAYKMSVPEYEELTPYSTRLEENWGPPPGNLNSDGQNLLVYGKQFGNVFIGVQPTFGYEGDPMRLLFSRSASPHHGFAAYYTYLEKIWKADAVLHFGTHGSLEFMPGKQMGMSGTCYPDNLIGSTPNLYYYAANNPSEATIAKRRSYAATISYLTPPAENAGLYKGLKELSELIASYQTLKDTGRGIPIVNTIMDKCRLVNLDKDIDLVEDASGLTAEERDTVVGLVYKKLMEIESRLLPCGLHVIGKPPTAEEAIATLVNIAGLDRPEEEIQSLPRIIANSIGRDIDEIYTNNDRGVLSDVQLLQEITLTTREAVSALVKAQADADGRVSKVSKLNFFNMGKKEPWIEAMHQLGYTKVDEQALKPLFEYLEFCLQQIVADNELGAMLKALEGEYVLPGPGGDPIRNPDVLPTGKNIHALDPQSIPTTAAVKSAKIVVDRLLERQRYENGGKWPETIACVLWGTDNIKTYGESLAQIMWMVGVKPVPDALGRVNKLELLPLEELGRPRIDVVINCSGVFRDLFINQMNLLDQAVKMAAEADEPVEMNFVRKHAMQQAEEMGINLRQAATRVFSNASGSYSSNINLAVENSTWESESELQDMYLARKSFAFTSDNPGTMEQNRQIFETALKTADATFQNLDSAEISLTDVSHYFDSDPTKVVASLRGDGKTPASYIADTTTANAQIRTLSETVRLDARTKLLNPKWYEGMLSHGYEGVRELSKRLVNTMGWSATAGAVDNWIYEDTNTTFIQDEEMRKRLMNLNPHSFRKVVSTLLEVNGRGYWETSESNLQMLRELYQEVEDRIEGIE
- a CDS encoding NAD(P)/FAD-dependent oxidoreductase, whose protein sequence is MNSFDVVVVGAGPAGGQMARLMAKSGYKVLLIEQHEDFSKNDFSSAVTLLSTLEQFDLPEQVVGSFWNQFVAVTTNTKQVWDSPENLGVVLDFAKLKEFLANDVKSYGGEVWMGYRYVRHLQDEGKTLVTLKQRSEGKFETICTKVLVDATGFARSVMYEKQSEQPKLLSGTGIEYLIEVDEEAYNQYSKALFFFLGYKWMPKGYSWIFPMDKFRLKVGAGRLKMEHKNIKNPESLQYYIQLLIDKHVMPKEYRIIDIHGSTIKYSQGLKDIYYKDNVIAVGDAVSTVSFLGGEGIRHGMYSAEIAATHIKKYLENQISDFQEYQIEMRKYFLPKWDISAQVGIQQYLIESDKKFDEVFTYLGFLTTEQIIDVLFYYELGQLKKGFSMYLNNKVFGLLNKFRRVFRSLTSYRGQGSKRSETIS
- a CDS encoding Uma2 family endonuclease, whose amino-acid sequence is MNALTVNFNSIIKLTDEQFYQLCQDNETLRFERTATGELIIMPPAGGETSNRNGRLNQQLFNWTDTDGTGIAFDSSGGFKLPNGADRSPDASWVKLERWNALTPEQQTKFAPLCPDFVVELLSPSDSLKDTQEKMKEYRDNGARLGWLINRKSRQVEIYRQGQDVEVVENPVTLSGEDVLPGFVLYLASIW
- a CDS encoding undecaprenyl diphosphate synthase family protein — protein: MLQACQAIAAQVEWGTIKASQINRALFKQHLYTRTKQNPNLLICTSREKRLSNFLLWQLAYTELYFTDTFWSDFDAGKFHQALLAYQARNRRFGRVKATQD
- a CDS encoding opioid growth factor receptor-related protein, coding for MSHNTPEDILSFYQGQSPDSKGRMIEEIWLWDYQKLEYTHDYIQWLFPLEEPSQFNWRAPVVDDNVVHAFWTNEQLRMRLLHSFKVMLQFYGLQCNEIKGRALNITKSAEYPQRKSNWIDPENHNYLRITRILTSLRLLGLENYSLAFFNCLNQIYLEEGETIGDVTYHYWQRAVN
- a CDS encoding NERD domain-containing protein, which encodes MFKNIKERVLAVFAPSPTDNSNQTAARQRRYDALIQFAQAGFTLLIGFWIAPLFYEQEMLVIVAAGVCSVPFVIQGFKLLFSNTPEMKSTTTNPSPSLVVQSRRASKLPRSQRRNARIQQTPQAVAPNHQSEDAIGILLSDLQQQGWKMKYNLPIPNLGEVDVFLQSPNKNYFIVNFQSYRGEVFFDEGILKRRDWKGISHFEQDLLQQMMAQSLALQTMKRLRSVTSVLCFSESTLSIETVNNKALDVYVVKKESLVRKLLRLDRG